Proteins from a genomic interval of Sphingobacterium lactis:
- a CDS encoding SusC/RagA family TonB-linked outer membrane protein — translation MKPKELLTRGHGSWLLLLLFLFNLQLAFAQTFTIKGRVLDEEGKPVAGATVSVQDSDRKVLSDAKGLFTLVADKGSMLRITALGFTTKRVEVNQTEMNVRLEEETNVLDEVVVTAMGIKRETKKLGYAVQEVKGDEVNKVRDANPLNAMAGKVAGLTIGASTEMLGRPEIVLRGSKDLLFVVDGVPINSDTWNISPDDIESYSILKGPNAAALYGSRGINGAIVITTKRGKGSEFSGNNWRVDFNSTNQMENSFIVLPESQSEYGRGTRFMYSYGDKLYDNDQRLPTWGPRFEGQLIQQYDSPWDAEKKKRSATPWVSRGAKNYENFVQTGLLSTNNLSFAKAGDDFDMRVSYSHTYQKGIYPNTKLNADNFSLTSGFDINDKFRVEGNLNLNLQYTPNIPDVSYGPNSYAYLFRVYGSADFDVRDLKDIYKGPQGVKDQMQYAHEYGRVNSPWFMAKEWLRRHDKTDIYGNLNLSYKFNDDLKLLARTQITTWNQLRSEKVPPSTNLNGYVQWYSFGWFGDYREDQRRLFENNSDLTLNYNKDLGNWSISALGGLATRMFNFHSNWTTTRGLVIPKLYSFSNSQSPVLEYNYTANMMVYSGFYSFDIGYKNYFNLNSTGRVDKLSTLPDNNNTFFYPSLSLSTVVNDYINMPNAIDMLKFRASVAEVKGGLTSPTVKSAITAITGVDLTSPGRGVLGYGQDLQTVYDGPSYANQNAYTVFSYYGGMPAVDFSSTIANQNLKPYNRLSYEFGMDLRMLKGRIGLDATYFRTVNGPQIYALNVAPSTSYSSRNINGITTLNQGLEISLNANPIKKQDFNWDISANWSTFRETLKEIYAGEDVLTMNGHNFVVGERLDAIYGRKLARDGQGNVIHNGGLLYPTPSGIGQNALLGHLNPDFTFGINNNFRYKNVSLGFQFDGRVGGSIFDFAYAQAMNAGTAIETVQGAMGEARRKEWESLRDNGKITPHYIGEGVKIVSGTPIFEGGEIKNLDELKFAPNDVPVALQSYITGSNGLLGSTEYFMIDRSFAKLREVSIGYTLPQKFLRKGFIRSASISLVGRNLLYFAQRKDMDLDSYASGFNSSDRRASGSKGTVGLQSAVPRRYGFNLNLSF, via the coding sequence ATGAAACCAAAAGAATTATTAACAAGAGGGCATGGTAGCTGGCTACTATTGCTGTTGTTTCTTTTCAATTTGCAGTTGGCTTTTGCCCAAACGTTCACCATTAAGGGGCGCGTGTTGGATGAAGAGGGGAAACCCGTAGCTGGGGCAACTGTAAGTGTACAGGACAGTGACCGGAAAGTATTATCCGATGCCAAGGGTTTATTTACACTTGTTGCCGACAAAGGTAGCATGCTGCGTATCACCGCATTGGGCTTTACCACCAAGCGCGTGGAAGTAAATCAAACAGAAATGAATGTCCGTTTGGAAGAGGAAACCAACGTCTTGGATGAAGTTGTGGTAACCGCGATGGGGATCAAGCGCGAAACCAAGAAATTGGGCTACGCAGTTCAAGAAGTTAAGGGCGATGAGGTCAATAAGGTTCGCGATGCCAATCCCTTGAATGCGATGGCGGGAAAGGTGGCCGGTCTGACCATTGGTGCCAGTACAGAAATGCTGGGCCGTCCTGAAATCGTGCTCCGCGGAAGCAAGGATTTACTTTTTGTGGTCGATGGTGTTCCGATCAACTCCGATACCTGGAACATCAGCCCGGATGACATCGAGAGCTATTCGATCCTAAAAGGCCCGAATGCCGCGGCACTTTACGGTTCACGAGGAATCAATGGAGCAATTGTGATCACGACCAAGAGAGGAAAAGGATCGGAATTTTCAGGCAATAATTGGCGTGTTGATTTCAACAGTACCAACCAGATGGAGAACAGCTTCATTGTCCTGCCGGAAAGCCAATCTGAATATGGCCGTGGTACACGTTTTATGTACTCGTATGGCGATAAACTATACGATAATGACCAACGACTTCCGACGTGGGGACCACGTTTTGAAGGGCAGTTGATCCAGCAATACGATAGCCCATGGGATGCGGAGAAGAAAAAGCGTTCTGCTACGCCGTGGGTATCGCGAGGTGCCAAAAACTATGAGAATTTTGTGCAGACCGGATTGTTGTCGACAAATAATCTATCATTTGCCAAGGCAGGTGATGATTTCGATATGCGTGTTTCCTACTCACATACCTACCAAAAGGGCATCTATCCCAATACGAAATTGAATGCCGATAACTTCAGCCTGACATCAGGATTTGATATCAACGACAAATTTCGTGTGGAGGGTAACCTGAACCTGAACCTGCAGTACACCCCGAATATTCCGGACGTGAGTTATGGCCCGAACAGTTATGCGTATCTATTCCGCGTATACGGATCAGCTGATTTCGATGTCCGCGACCTGAAGGACATCTACAAAGGTCCACAGGGTGTGAAAGATCAGATGCAATATGCACATGAATATGGACGTGTCAATAGCCCCTGGTTTATGGCAAAAGAATGGTTAAGAAGACATGATAAAACAGATATCTACGGAAATTTGAACCTATCCTATAAATTCAATGATGACCTGAAACTATTGGCGCGCACGCAGATCACCACCTGGAATCAATTGCGTTCAGAAAAGGTTCCTCCATCCACGAATTTGAACGGTTATGTGCAATGGTATTCATTCGGCTGGTTCGGTGATTATCGTGAGGATCAACGCCGCCTGTTCGAAAACAATTCTGATCTGACCTTGAACTATAACAAGGATTTGGGGAACTGGTCGATATCCGCATTGGGCGGTCTGGCGACACGTATGTTTAATTTCCATTCCAATTGGACGACAACCCGTGGCTTGGTAATCCCGAAATTGTACAGTTTCTCCAATTCCCAAAGTCCCGTATTGGAATACAACTATACCGCGAATATGATGGTATATAGTGGATTCTATTCCTTCGATATCGGATATAAAAATTACTTCAACCTGAACAGTACTGGCCGTGTGGATAAGCTGTCAACACTTCCTGACAACAACAATACATTCTTCTATCCATCGCTTTCCTTGAGCACTGTGGTGAATGACTACATCAATATGCCAAATGCGATCGATATGTTGAAATTCAGGGCGTCTGTTGCCGAGGTTAAAGGTGGACTTACTTCACCGACGGTAAAATCTGCCATTACAGCGATCACCGGTGTTGACCTGACTTCTCCAGGTCGCGGTGTATTGGGCTATGGTCAGGATCTACAGACGGTATATGATGGACCAAGCTATGCCAACCAGAATGCGTATACAGTATTCAGTTATTATGGCGGTATGCCAGCGGTGGATTTCTCCAGCACGATTGCCAATCAGAATCTGAAACCATACAATAGACTATCGTATGAATTCGGTATGGACTTGCGCATGCTGAAAGGCAGAATCGGATTGGATGCGACCTATTTCAGAACAGTGAATGGTCCGCAGATCTATGCATTGAATGTAGCTCCATCCACTAGTTATAGCAGTCGGAACATCAACGGAATTACGACCTTGAACCAAGGTTTGGAGATTTCCTTGAATGCAAACCCGATCAAGAAACAAGATTTCAACTGGGACATCAGTGCCAATTGGAGTACCTTCCGCGAGACCTTGAAGGAGATCTATGCCGGTGAAGATGTATTGACCATGAATGGTCATAACTTCGTTGTTGGCGAGCGCTTGGATGCTATTTACGGCCGTAAATTGGCCAGAGATGGTCAGGGCAATGTGATCCACAATGGTGGTCTACTTTATCCTACGCCATCGGGAATCGGGCAGAATGCACTTCTTGGCCACCTGAATCCTGATTTTACGTTCGGTATCAACAACAACTTCCGTTACAAGAATGTATCCTTGGGTTTCCAGTTTGATGGAAGAGTGGGCGGTTCGATCTTCGATTTTGCCTATGCACAGGCGATGAATGCTGGAACGGCTATCGAAACTGTTCAGGGTGCAATGGGTGAAGCCCGTCGTAAAGAATGGGAATCCCTACGCGATAATGGAAAGATTACACCACACTACATCGGTGAAGGGGTGAAGATCGTATCCGGTACACCAATCTTTGAAGGTGGCGAGATCAAGAATCTTGATGAGTTGAAATTTGCACCGAATGACGTTCCTGTAGCCCTGCAGAGTTACATCACAGGATCCAATGGTCTATTGGGAAGTACCGAGTACTTCATGATCGATCGTTCTTTCGCCAAACTTCGTGAGGTGAGTATCGGTTATACCTTGCCACAGAAATTCTTGCGCAAAGGATTTATCCGCTCTGCTAGTATCTCCTTGGTTGGTAGAAACTTACTTTATTTCGCACAGCGTAAGGATATGGACTTGGATAGCTATGCTTCCGGTTTCAACTCATCCGACCGCAGAGCTTCCGGTTCAAAAGGAACAGTTGGCCTACAGAGTGCCGTGCCTCGTCGCTACGGATTCAACCTTAATCTTAGTTTCTAA
- a CDS encoding helix-turn-helix domain-containing protein: MLPFLILDFCQILIFSLVLFRFQQLTGSNRYLIIIFLGGAIAVLSKITLYLAAPQPNFLTSISSTVCFSAMSHLFLYENVSGRKVKLWITVLHLLPMTLSILIFINALGALYHPTDEMWWLIISKTFRPYVLLFYFILDVWCLWKYRNTLSNLKDQINGGLLAYFVIHKVLLIGLLIFPKHLLPHESLNLYLGLLSMPTILAVIVYFKVILVSNRKNQELEDSIAELLEKETALNDHSSTVTNNNCKYQKSNLDDDKYQVLASRIKIYVQQEKPYLDMDFTAAQLAESLEVSQHDLSIAINQYLDSTFYEYINGLRIQYFLSQIDRVIAGEMTILVLAYTSGFSSKSTFNKYFKLLVGSSPSAYIDQHVKEQQANSLLLD, translated from the coding sequence ATGTTGCCCTTCTTAATTCTTGACTTCTGTCAAATTCTGATTTTTTCCCTGGTGCTCTTTCGGTTTCAACAATTGACCGGTTCCAATCGCTACCTGATCATTATATTTTTGGGTGGTGCTATAGCCGTGCTGTCTAAGATCACGCTCTATCTAGCTGCTCCGCAACCTAATTTCTTAACCAGTATTTCGTCAACAGTATGTTTCAGTGCAATGTCCCACTTGTTTCTATATGAAAACGTATCAGGAAGGAAAGTTAAATTATGGATAACCGTTCTTCATTTATTACCGATGACCTTAAGTATCCTAATTTTTATCAATGCTTTGGGAGCTCTCTACCATCCAACAGATGAAATGTGGTGGCTTATCATCAGCAAAACATTCCGGCCGTACGTTCTCCTTTTTTACTTTATACTGGATGTTTGGTGCCTTTGGAAATATAGAAATACGTTAAGCAATTTAAAGGATCAGATTAACGGCGGCCTCCTGGCGTACTTTGTCATCCATAAGGTTTTATTGATCGGACTATTGATTTTCCCCAAGCATTTGCTGCCCCATGAAAGCTTAAATCTTTACCTGGGCTTGTTATCCATGCCCACCATACTAGCCGTCATCGTGTATTTCAAAGTGATCCTCGTAAGCAATAGGAAAAATCAGGAACTGGAGGATAGCATCGCTGAACTTTTAGAAAAAGAAACTGCATTGAACGACCACAGCAGCACAGTTACCAACAACAATTGCAAATACCAAAAATCAAACCTTGACGATGATAAATATCAGGTCCTGGCGTCGCGCATAAAAATATATGTGCAGCAGGAGAAGCCCTATTTGGATATGGATTTTACAGCTGCCCAATTGGCAGAAAGTCTTGAAGTTTCCCAACATGATCTTTCCATTGCCATAAATCAATATCTCGACAGTACGTTCTATGAATATATCAACGGATTGCGGATTCAATATTTTTTATCCCAAATCGACCGGGTCATTGCTGGAGAAATGACTATCCTCGTCTTGGCCTATACGTCCGGATTCAGTTCCAAATCTACCTTCAATAAATATTTCAAACTGTTGGTTGGGAGTTCGCCATCCGCGTATATAGATCAGCATGTTAAGGAGCAGCAGGCAAATTCTTTGTTGCTGGATTAG
- a CDS encoding DUF1963 domain-containing protein, which yields MEKRKQMFDIISFTADPREYYPASMEHKNWMPGNYVKHTEMNIPLGQSRYGGPLVDLPADIAYPDDLRFAAQLDLSKFSPFDKSDLLPQKGQLIFFADILNDTGKVIYADVPNDQLVRVTREHEDNFFSGILIDQIYADTETLEERYSEAEEGDEDVNEEGKVWNYFAGHEQSKIFGIYTHCQLQAEEIEEISFSDRVVLLQVGENGFNEEGVFTVTIPKEDLKNLNFDNCEFVWAQS from the coding sequence ATGGAGAAAAGAAAACAAATGTTTGATATTATCAGTTTTACGGCAGATCCCAGAGAATATTATCCAGCATCCATGGAGCATAAAAATTGGATGCCAGGCAACTATGTAAAACACACGGAAATGAACATCCCATTAGGGCAATCCCGTTATGGTGGACCACTTGTAGATTTACCTGCAGACATTGCTTATCCCGATGATCTAAGATTTGCAGCGCAACTTGACCTATCCAAATTCTCACCCTTCGACAAATCGGACCTCCTACCCCAAAAAGGTCAACTCATTTTCTTTGCAGACATCTTGAATGACACAGGAAAAGTGATATACGCAGATGTTCCCAACGACCAATTAGTACGAGTCACCAGGGAGCATGAAGACAATTTCTTTTCGGGCATCTTAATCGATCAAATTTACGCTGATACGGAAACCCTTGAAGAACGCTATTCGGAGGCAGAAGAAGGCGATGAGGATGTGAATGAGGAGGGCAAAGTCTGGAATTACTTTGCTGGGCATGAGCAATCAAAAATATTCGGAATCTATACGCATTGCCAATTACAAGCGGAAGAAATTGAAGAAATATCCTTTTCAGACCGAGTGGTCCTTTTGCAGGTTGGAGAAAACGGCTTCAATGAAGAAGGCGTTTTTACTGTAACCATCCCAAAAGAAGATTTAAAGAACTTAAACTTTGATAATTGTGAGTTTGTATGGGCGCAGTCTTGA
- a CDS encoding CbrC family protein has protein sequence MELPKFKYSPNAYTLPIFEEEEGVCSACNENRNLRYNCSFYSIEEPEYICPWCIENGKAAEIFEGEFNDYEGIENSKNINKELLLAVSERTPSYPSWQQEVWLTHCNQPCAFIGFADYKTLEPFMAELQDDINNLGIDHEFILRNLSTDGRVVGYLFQCLNCKQHRLHVDSD, from the coding sequence ATGGAACTACCAAAATTTAAATACAGTCCTAACGCTTATACGCTGCCTATCTTTGAAGAGGAAGAAGGTGTTTGCTCTGCCTGCAACGAGAACCGAAATCTTCGATACAATTGTTCGTTTTACAGTATTGAAGAACCGGAATATATTTGCCCTTGGTGCATTGAAAATGGGAAGGCAGCTGAAATTTTTGAAGGAGAATTTAATGACTATGAAGGAATTGAAAATTCTAAAAACATCAATAAAGAATTACTCTTAGCGGTTTCCGAAAGGACTCCCAGCTATCCAAGTTGGCAACAGGAAGTTTGGCTGACACATTGTAATCAACCTTGTGCATTTATTGGTTTTGCAGATTACAAAACACTTGAACCATTCATGGCAGAACTACAGGATGATATCAACAACCTTGGTATAGACCATGAATTTATTCTTCGTAATTTAAGTACTGATGGTAGGGTTGTGGGATATCTATTTCAATGTTTAAATTGCAAGCAACATAGGCTGCATGTAGATTCCGATTAA
- a CDS encoding type II toxin-antitoxin system HicA family toxin, producing MKSSEFHRLLRKNGWKHIRTCGSHYIYAKDERTYSIPFHGSKEIGEGLRKKIMKDLGLK from the coding sequence ATGAAATCAAGTGAGTTTCACAGATTGCTGCGAAAAAATGGCTGGAAACATATCCGCACTTGTGGATCTCATTACATATATGCAAAAGATGAGAGAACTTATTCCATTCCCTTTCATGGCAGTAAGGAAATTGGAGAGGGGCTCCGCAAAAAAATCATGAAGGATCTGGGACTTAAATAG
- a CDS encoding type II toxin-antitoxin system HicB family antitoxin, whose translation MKTLKIIIERSADMFGAYAENVEGIYGGGDTVADAKQSILDAIEIMKKEFTSENIPTMLKGEYEIKYFFDVESLLNYYKGIFTNAALEKITGINQRQLQHYSSGLKKPRKPQLKKIEEGLHLLAAELQAVELV comes from the coding sequence ATGAAAACCCTGAAGATCATTATCGAACGCAGTGCCGATATGTTCGGCGCATACGCGGAAAATGTAGAAGGCATCTATGGTGGAGGAGACACGGTGGCAGATGCAAAACAGTCCATTTTGGATGCTATAGAGATTATGAAGAAGGAGTTTACTTCAGAAAATATCCCAACTATGCTAAAAGGCGAATATGAAATTAAATACTTTTTTGATGTGGAAAGCCTACTAAATTACTACAAAGGGATCTTTACCAACGCAGCTTTAGAGAAGATTACAGGTATTAACCAACGCCAATTGCAGCATTACTCTTCTGGACTCAAAAAACCTCGCAAACCGCAACTGAAAAAGATAGAGGAAGGTCTTCACCTACTGGCTGCTGAATTACAGGCAGTGGAGTTGGTTTGA
- a CDS encoding START-like domain-containing protein: MSEKIKLNLEYVLNSSPRILFPYLQEPNELAQWFADDVNYHDGIYEFVWDNESNRARLVSSKENKSVKFKWLDDEPYFFEIEIIQDELTNDVALSVTDYVKEDNLEDRKQIWNNSIGYLQRVIGA; the protein is encoded by the coding sequence ATGTCAGAAAAGATAAAATTAAATTTAGAATACGTATTGAATTCCTCTCCGCGGATCTTATTCCCGTATTTACAGGAACCGAACGAATTGGCGCAGTGGTTTGCGGATGATGTAAATTACCACGATGGCATCTATGAATTTGTTTGGGACAATGAGTCGAACCGTGCGCGGTTGGTTTCTTCGAAGGAGAACAAGAGTGTGAAATTTAAGTGGTTGGATGATGAGCCTTATTTCTTCGAGATCGAGATCATTCAGGATGAATTGACGAACGACGTAGCCTTGAGCGTAACGGATTACGTAAAAGAGGACAATCTGGAAGACAGGAAGCAGATTTGGAACAATTCCATCGGTTACCTGCAACGCGTGATTGGCGCATAA
- a CDS encoding LptF/LptG family permease produces MKKINLLILQAFIKPFMVTFFIVMFVLLMLFLFKYVDDLIGKGFQWYVILELLSYQCAVQLTMALPLSMLLSSIMTFGNLGESYELVAIKAAGVSLRQAMTPLFVVVGLFAAGSFLFSDYILPVVNLKMGSLLYDVRKKKADFFIKPGVFNNTIPGYSIRAKSKSDDGTTLYDLMIYEHPSGATANNVTFAKEGYIQNSADNNYMVLELKDGVRYEDARSKNAKRYDPRQQFTRFRFKETTTKFDMGSFKMDRTDEGLFASHQQMLNLRQLRLYSDSNRMELDSLRSVNSLESKRYINYYSPYFRDSTVQATNKPIKIADFERNDQRRMAINNALNQARQIKDMAQNREAEFAPYADKDIRYDIEWHRKFTLAASCLLLFGIGAPLGAIIRKGGLGLPVVMAIIFFLIYHVIATLAEKAAKDASLAPMWGMWMAIIVLTPLAIFLTYKSTTDSALFDADQYKQKALGLWRKVVGFFNKKKDKNDKPLTA; encoded by the coding sequence ATGAAAAAAATTAACTTATTAATATTACAGGCATTCATCAAGCCTTTCATGGTGACATTCTTTATTGTCATGTTCGTGCTATTGATGTTGTTCCTGTTCAAATATGTAGATGACCTGATCGGAAAGGGTTTCCAATGGTACGTGATCTTGGAGCTATTGAGCTACCAATGTGCGGTGCAATTGACCATGGCCCTACCCCTCTCCATGCTGTTATCTTCCATCATGACCTTCGGTAATCTCGGTGAAAGTTACGAGCTGGTCGCCATTAAGGCTGCCGGGGTATCCCTGCGCCAGGCCATGACGCCACTCTTTGTGGTGGTCGGGCTCTTTGCAGCGGGGTCCTTCCTCTTTTCCGACTATATCCTACCGGTGGTGAACCTGAAAATGGGTTCCCTGCTGTACGATGTCCGGAAGAAGAAAGCCGATTTCTTTATTAAACCGGGCGTCTTCAACAATACGATCCCGGGTTATTCCATCCGTGCCAAAAGCAAGAGCGATGATGGAACTACGCTATACGATCTGATGATCTATGAACACCCAAGTGGTGCTACAGCCAACAACGTCACCTTCGCGAAGGAAGGTTATATCCAAAACTCGGCCGATAACAACTATATGGTTTTGGAACTGAAAGATGGTGTTCGCTATGAGGATGCGCGGTCGAAAAATGCCAAGCGGTACGATCCACGGCAACAGTTCACCCGCTTCCGGTTCAAAGAAACGACGACCAAGTTTGATATGGGAAGTTTTAAGATGGACCGTACGGACGAAGGGCTCTTTGCGTCCCACCAACAGATGTTGAACCTGCGGCAGCTTCGCTTGTATTCAGATTCCAACAGAATGGAACTGGACAGTCTCCGGAGCGTAAATTCCCTGGAGTCCAAGCGCTATATCAACTACTATTCGCCCTATTTCCGAGATTCAACGGTACAGGCGACCAATAAGCCGATCAAGATTGCAGACTTTGAGCGCAATGATCAGCGCAGGATGGCGATCAATAACGCCTTGAATCAAGCGCGTCAGATCAAGGATATGGCGCAGAACAGGGAGGCAGAATTTGCGCCCTATGCGGATAAGGATATCCGGTATGATATCGAATGGCACCGGAAGTTCACCCTGGCGGCGTCCTGTCTGCTGTTATTCGGCATAGGTGCACCGTTGGGCGCCATCATCCGAAAGGGAGGACTCGGGTTACCGGTGGTTATGGCGATTATCTTCTTCCTGATCTACCACGTCATTGCGACCTTGGCAGAGAAGGCTGCGAAAGATGCCAGCTTGGCCCCAATGTGGGGAATGTGGATGGCCATCATTGTATTGACACCACTCGCGATATTCCTGACCTATAAATCTACGACGGACTCTGCCCTATTCGATGCCGATCAGTATAAACAGAAAGCATTGGGATTGTGGCGGAAGGTTGTCGGATTCTTCAATAAAAAGAAAGATAAAAACGACAAACCGTTGACAGCATAA
- a CDS encoding TonB-dependent receptor domain-containing protein, with the protein MPLHTKLCMLLLLFSLPGFGQSDVEGVVRNELTERISGATVSIQEVGKAQPKQTKTDGNGKFKFNLSNGAYTLTVSFQGYSTYQKSDIQVADNPVEIGIIQLIPAHQSIEAIQVTGQKRLIEHKSDRMVINIENSILADGMTALEILQRAPAVKVDDDGNINMRGKSDVAVMINGKLSYLTPKDLATLLKGTPSSSLKSIELITNPSAKYDAQGMGGIINIQMKAERKSGFNVSVNSFGGAGRKERYGAGVNMNAQSGKWNLMLGYDHGFRGEEEYRNFDRYFPKNPPEEFSRKSIQYSTTSEPLRTNNAKLGLDFQANEKLYFGIGWTGSFGTYKNFNNGFNDILFSNEERISNSLTDNSNVSKWNTNTLNFNFQQQFGSQDHTLSGDFEFLHADYKADQVLLSDFQETAHQKPFLSKRVNKTPSLTKLYVGKLDYLHHLSNQQVLEVGWKSSFMNADNNAINDTLKAGQMVRDMQTSNHFLYEEQIHAGYVNYKLDLEEWNLTAGLRMEQTASLGNQLTAAIETKRNYLNWFPSASISKKLGERHNLQASYSRRINRPDYDDLNPFRYYVDAFVFFEGNPLLQPELANSYELNYGYGKNLHLSLFFTDVSDVMTSVLTQIPAKNQTIRSRANIEGFRNIGASLNHSYNPVSFWTTINNASTFQNHYFGSFNQEAIENKQWSYTVQSNNIFKLPNAWSFELNGQYNSAESDGVFERKGFGFVSAGIMKKVWQDKLSLKLAANDIFKTMKYQTESHSGSVRMNQHFNLDSRTFIFSLSLKIGKEGKMRTRETDSSEQQRVRGGS; encoded by the coding sequence ATGCCATTACACACGAAATTATGCATGCTGCTCCTTTTGTTTTCACTACCCGGTTTTGGGCAGTCCGATGTTGAAGGGGTCGTCCGCAATGAACTCACCGAACGCATCAGCGGAGCAACCGTTTCTATTCAGGAAGTCGGAAAGGCTCAGCCTAAACAGACCAAAACCGATGGGAACGGAAAGTTCAAGTTCAACCTTTCAAACGGTGCCTACACCTTGACGGTGAGTTTTCAGGGTTACAGTACCTACCAAAAGTCAGATATACAGGTTGCCGATAATCCGGTTGAAATTGGCATTATACAACTCATTCCCGCTCATCAATCCATCGAAGCTATTCAAGTGACGGGACAGAAGAGACTGATCGAGCATAAATCCGACCGCATGGTCATCAATATTGAAAATAGCATCCTCGCCGATGGAATGACGGCTTTGGAGATACTGCAGCGTGCACCGGCCGTAAAGGTCGATGATGATGGCAACATCAATATGCGCGGGAAATCCGATGTTGCGGTCATGATCAATGGGAAGCTGTCCTATCTCACGCCCAAGGATCTGGCTACACTCCTGAAAGGTACCCCTTCCTCATCACTGAAGAGCATTGAACTGATCACCAACCCTTCCGCAAAGTATGATGCCCAAGGGATGGGCGGAATCATCAATATCCAGATGAAGGCTGAACGTAAATCCGGCTTCAATGTATCGGTGAACAGTTTTGGTGGCGCCGGAAGGAAAGAGCGCTATGGTGCCGGCGTCAATATGAATGCCCAGTCCGGAAAGTGGAACCTCATGTTGGGCTATGATCACGGATTCCGTGGCGAAGAAGAGTACCGGAATTTCGACCGCTATTTTCCTAAGAACCCACCGGAGGAATTCTCGCGCAAGTCCATCCAATACTCCACAACCAGTGAACCCTTGCGCACAAATAACGCCAAGTTGGGATTGGATTTCCAGGCCAATGAAAAGTTATATTTTGGCATCGGTTGGACGGGCAGCTTCGGAACCTATAAAAACTTTAACAACGGCTTCAACGATATCCTTTTTAGCAATGAGGAACGCATTTCGAATTCCTTGACCGACAATTCCAACGTTAGTAAATGGAATACGAACACCCTCAATTTCAATTTTCAACAGCAATTCGGAAGTCAGGACCATACGCTATCCGGTGATTTCGAATTCCTGCATGCCGATTATAAAGCCGATCAGGTGTTGCTATCGGATTTTCAGGAAACCGCTCATCAAAAGCCTTTCCTGTCCAAGCGCGTGAATAAAACACCGTCCCTCACCAAACTCTATGTGGGCAAGTTGGATTACCTGCATCATTTGAGTAATCAGCAGGTGCTGGAAGTGGGGTGGAAGAGTAGCTTTATGAATGCCGATAACAATGCCATTAACGATACGTTGAAAGCTGGCCAAATGGTTCGCGATATGCAGACCAGCAACCACTTCCTGTATGAAGAACAGATTCATGCCGGATATGTGAACTACAAATTGGATCTGGAAGAGTGGAACTTGACTGCAGGCCTGCGCATGGAGCAGACCGCCTCCCTCGGGAATCAGCTGACCGCTGCCATAGAAACGAAGAGGAATTACCTCAATTGGTTCCCGAGTGCGTCCATAAGCAAGAAATTGGGCGAAAGGCATAACCTACAGGCATCTTATAGTCGACGGATCAACCGTCCGGATTATGACGATCTGAATCCTTTCCGCTATTATGTGGATGCATTTGTGTTCTTCGAAGGGAATCCGCTCTTGCAACCCGAGCTAGCCAATTCCTACGAACTGAACTACGGTTATGGGAAGAACCTGCATCTTTCCCTGTTCTTTACCGATGTATCTGATGTAATGACCAGCGTATTGACTCAGATCCCAGCAAAGAATCAAACCATACGGAGCCGGGCCAATATCGAGGGATTCCGGAACATCGGCGCCAGTCTGAACCACTCCTATAATCCGGTATCTTTTTGGACGACCATCAACAATGCCAGTACGTTCCAGAACCATTATTTCGGAAGCTTCAATCAGGAGGCCATCGAAAATAAGCAATGGTCCTATACCGTGCAGAGCAATAATATTTTCAAACTACCGAACGCTTGGTCATTTGAGCTGAATGGACAGTATAATTCGGCGGAGTCCGATGGTGTGTTTGAAAGGAAGGGCTTTGGTTTTGTTTCCGCAGGGATTATGAAGAAGGTGTGGCAGGATAAGCTGTCGCTGAAATTGGCGGCGAACGATATTTTCAAGACCATGAAATACCAAACAGAATCTCATTCGGGGTCGGTCCGTATGAACCAGCATTTCAATCTGGATAGCCGGACCTTTATATTCTCGCTTTCCCTAAAGATTGGTAAGGAGGGCAAAATGCGAACTCGGGAAACGGATAGTTCCGAGCAACAACGCGTCAGAGGTGGAAGTTAA